From Deltaproteobacteria bacterium, one genomic window encodes:
- a CDS encoding energy transducer TonB: MNIARFLNVVAVICFLAAPAALRAQDEGRPEKPRPTAKNASNRKKPGVSGEGASHELRGFATVNAVMRRYTPLFKAAHKRHVPEGKAGEGGLILEFAILPAGSVKDVKITESDFSKYPEFEKEIIAKAGKAKFQPIPKGETKAVFPLSFGGSGGE, encoded by the coding sequence ATGAATATCGCACGCTTTCTGAATGTAGTTGCTGTAATCTGTTTTCTGGCGGCCCCGGCTGCCCTTCGGGCGCAGGACGAAGGGCGTCCGGAAAAACCCCGGCCGACGGCAAAAAATGCCTCGAACCGCAAAAAACCGGGCGTGTCGGGGGAGGGTGCAAGCCACGAGCTTCGCGGGTTTGCCACGGTCAACGCCGTGATGCGGCGTTACACGCCGCTCTTCAAGGCCGCGCACAAGCGTCACGTGCCGGAGGGCAAGGCCGGCGAGGGCGGACTGATCCTTGAGTTCGCGATTCTTCCGGCCGGTTCGGTCAAGGACGTGAAGATTACCGAGTCCGATTTCTCCAAATACCCGGAATTCGAGAAGGAAATTATTGCCAAGGCCGGTAAGGCAAAGTTCCAGCCGATTCCCAAAGGCGAGACCAAGGCCGTGTTTCCGCTGTCCTTTGGAGGCAGTGGAGGAGAGTAG
- the uvrA gene encoding excinuclease ABC subunit UvrA: MSSAISIRGAREHNLKNISLDIPRDQLVVITGVSGSGKSSLAFDTLYAEGQRRYVESLSAYARQFLDQMSKPDVESIEGLSPAISIEQKSTSRNPRSTVGTVTEIHDYLRLLYARIGNVFCYSCGRPMRSQTPQQIVDRVMEMPEGTVFSVFAPIVRARKGEYAKDLQKLQRQGFARVRIDGVIHELERLPVIDKQKKHNIDLHVDRMKVQPARMERRLSDSVETALRFADGIVIIEPDGQEPQIYSEHMACAWCNISYPEIEPRLFSFNSPQGACPECSGLGHKMFFDPDRIVADPSLSVAEGAIQPWSNIQGYYGQMLESLASHFKFDLETPFRKLPERIRKVLLHGSGTKSVKFKLKTRESRSYEFTEAFMGVVPWLDRRYKETESESVREELEQYMSFQNCPSCDGARLRIEARSVMVAGTALPGLSKKTVADLRPFFAAMKLTEREEKIASRILKEIRDRLDFLDAVGLDYLSMDRAAGTLSGGEGQRIRLATQIGSSLVGVMYVLDEPSIGLHQRDNARLLSTLKRLRDLGNSVIVVEHDEETIREADYVVDMGLGAGEHGGEIVVAGPPKVVLAERKSLTGAYLRGELGIPVPAERRTPRGWIQIQGARGNNLKTVNARFPVGTFTAVTGVSGSGKSTLVIDTLYPAATDLILRDEKPRGAFGSIKGLDQFDKVIDIDQSPIGRTPRSNPATYTGVFTLIRDMFTQLPEAKLRGYKPGRFSFNVKGGRCETCGGEGFVKIEMHFLPDIYVRCDACAGRRYNRDTLEVKYKGQSIADVLDMPVERALEFLSAYPRIIQILQTLMDVGLGYIRLGQAATTLSGGEAQRVKLSRELARRSTGKTLYILDEPTTGLHFADVHKLLDVLHRLVNEGNTVVVIEHNLDVIKTADWVIDLGPEGGDRGGDIIAAGMPEMVAAVEASHTGKFIRAALKGARTGTLGLPTDLRRQVSLGMGE, from the coding sequence GTGAGTTCGGCAATCTCCATACGCGGCGCCCGCGAGCACAACCTGAAGAATATCTCCCTGGATATCCCCAGGGACCAGCTCGTCGTGATTACCGGCGTGTCAGGATCGGGCAAGAGTTCGCTGGCCTTTGATACTCTTTATGCCGAAGGTCAGCGCCGGTATGTGGAGAGCCTGTCGGCCTATGCACGGCAGTTTCTCGACCAGATGTCCAAACCGGATGTCGAATCGATCGAAGGTCTCTCGCCTGCCATTTCGATTGAACAGAAATCGACCTCGCGCAACCCGCGATCTACGGTAGGCACTGTTACCGAAATCCATGACTACTTGCGCCTGCTGTATGCGCGAATAGGAAACGTGTTCTGCTATTCCTGCGGCCGGCCGATGCGGTCGCAGACGCCCCAGCAGATCGTGGACCGGGTGATGGAAATGCCAGAAGGGACCGTATTCTCGGTTTTTGCACCCATCGTTCGTGCGCGAAAGGGAGAGTACGCCAAGGACCTCCAAAAACTGCAGCGGCAGGGTTTTGCCCGGGTCAGGATCGATGGCGTCATTCATGAGCTGGAACGGCTCCCGGTCATCGACAAGCAGAAAAAACACAACATCGATCTGCATGTGGACCGGATGAAGGTGCAGCCGGCGCGGATGGAGCGGCGTTTGTCGGATTCGGTCGAGACAGCGCTCCGGTTCGCCGATGGCATTGTCATCATCGAGCCGGACGGGCAGGAGCCGCAGATATACAGCGAGCACATGGCCTGCGCCTGGTGCAATATCAGCTATCCGGAGATCGAGCCGAGGCTTTTTTCGTTCAATTCACCGCAGGGGGCCTGCCCAGAGTGTTCAGGACTGGGGCACAAGATGTTCTTCGATCCGGACAGGATCGTCGCCGATCCGTCCCTCTCCGTGGCCGAGGGAGCTATCCAGCCCTGGTCGAATATACAGGGCTACTACGGCCAGATGCTCGAATCCCTGGCCTCGCACTTCAAGTTCGACCTGGAAACCCCGTTTCGCAAGCTCCCTGAACGGATCCGCAAGGTGCTGCTCCACGGGTCTGGCACCAAAAGTGTCAAGTTCAAGCTGAAGACCCGCGAATCCCGATCGTATGAATTCACCGAGGCGTTCATGGGTGTCGTGCCGTGGCTGGACCGGCGCTACAAGGAGACTGAATCGGAAAGCGTGCGCGAGGAACTGGAACAGTACATGAGTTTCCAGAACTGTCCGTCGTGTGATGGTGCACGCCTTCGCATCGAGGCCCGGTCGGTGATGGTGGCGGGAACAGCGCTTCCAGGCCTGTCAAAGAAGACGGTCGCAGACCTGCGGCCCTTCTTTGCGGCAATGAAACTGACCGAACGGGAAGAGAAGATCGCCAGCCGGATCCTGAAGGAAATACGCGACCGGCTCGATTTCCTTGATGCTGTTGGCCTCGACTACCTCAGCATGGACCGCGCTGCCGGTACGCTTTCCGGCGGGGAAGGGCAGCGGATCCGGCTCGCCACCCAGATAGGATCCTCGCTTGTCGGTGTCATGTATGTGCTGGACGAGCCGAGTATCGGCCTCCACCAGCGGGATAATGCGCGCCTTCTGTCCACACTGAAGCGGCTGCGCGATCTCGGGAACTCCGTCATTGTGGTTGAACACGATGAGGAAACAATCCGCGAGGCCGACTACGTGGTGGATATGGGATTAGGGGCAGGCGAGCACGGCGGAGAAATCGTCGTCGCCGGTCCCCCAAAGGTGGTGCTGGCGGAGCGCAAGAGTCTCACTGGTGCATATCTTCGCGGCGAACTTGGCATACCCGTCCCAGCCGAACGGCGGACTCCTCGCGGGTGGATCCAGATCCAGGGTGCACGCGGGAACAACCTCAAGACCGTTAATGCCAGGTTCCCGGTGGGAACCTTCACTGCCGTGACAGGCGTCTCCGGGTCAGGGAAAAGCACGCTGGTGATTGATACGCTGTATCCAGCGGCTACCGACCTAATCCTCCGGGATGAAAAACCACGGGGGGCATTTGGGTCAATCAAGGGGCTGGACCAGTTCGACAAGGTGATCGACATCGACCAGAGCCCGATTGGTCGCACTCCCCGTTCGAACCCGGCCACCTATACCGGGGTGTTCACGCTGATCCGTGACATGTTTACCCAGCTGCCCGAAGCGAAACTGCGGGGGTACAAGCCTGGCAGGTTCAGCTTTAATGTGAAGGGTGGCAGGTGCGAGACCTGCGGCGGCGAGGGATTCGTCAAGATCGAGATGCACTTCCTGCCGGACATTTACGTCAGGTGCGATGCGTGCGCAGGCCGCCGGTATAACCGGGATACGCTGGAGGTAAAGTACAAGGGCCAGAGCATTGCAGACGTGCTGGACATGCCTGTGGAACGGGCATTGGAGTTTCTTTCGGCCTATCCGCGGATCATCCAGATACTGCAAACGCTGATGGACGTTGGCTTGGGCTACATCCGGCTGGGTCAGGCGGCGACGACGCTTTCAGGCGGCGAGGCCCAGCGTGTCAAGCTGTCGCGTGAACTTGCCCGCCGTTCGACAGGCAAGACGCTGTATATTCTCGATGAACCGACCACGGGACTGCATTTTGCCGACGTTCACAAGCTGCTGGATGTGCTGCACCGGCTGGTGAATGAGGGAAATACCGTTGTGGTCATCGAACACAATCTCGACGTCATCAAGACAGCGGATTGGGTGATCGATCTGGGACCGGAAGGCGGAGATCGTGGCGGTGATATTATCGCTGCGGGAATGCCGGAAATGGTCGCCGCCGTGGAGGCAAGCCACACGGGCAAGTTCATCCGGGCGGCCCTCAAGGGAGCACGGACCGGCACCCTTGGTCTTCCGACGGACCTGCGCCGTCAAGTGAGCCTCGGGATGGGAGAATGA
- a CDS encoding DUF1295 domain-containing protein encodes MNPYLGMALHVLGFSVWSSLWPRPFIKSRLEPLMGWVGYRFFYNFGVIFLFGASILYLVQKGPETAQLWNFRGEPWFKPLIYILMGLVMFFLAGVAPMGRSFWGLGRPPEKFTLIQSGMYRITRHPLYVAVFLCLVAKTLVFGNAAALIWSVGLLAYNIIGVWVFETPSVRAQWGEEFDTYQKRVHWFPFVSILMGKEKFVWDEMPRRAFAVLAICYLGIVLLHDTLVWLTHILPRLGYVTGWFADKLF; translated from the coding sequence ATGAACCCCTATCTCGGGATGGCGCTCCATGTCCTGGGGTTCTCCGTCTGGTCGAGTTTATGGCCCCGGCCGTTCATCAAGAGCCGGTTGGAACCGCTGATGGGGTGGGTCGGATACCGGTTTTTCTACAATTTCGGAGTCATCTTCCTGTTCGGAGCCTCGATCCTGTATCTCGTCCAGAAGGGACCGGAGACCGCGCAGCTCTGGAACTTCCGGGGTGAACCCTGGTTCAAACCCCTTATCTATATCCTGATGGGGCTGGTCATGTTCTTTCTTGCCGGAGTGGCGCCGATGGGCCGGTCATTCTGGGGGCTTGGCCGGCCTCCGGAAAAGTTTACCCTTATTCAGTCGGGGATGTACCGGATCACCCGGCACCCTCTCTATGTGGCGGTTTTCTTGTGCCTGGTTGCCAAGACACTGGTGTTCGGAAATGCGGCCGCACTCATCTGGTCAGTAGGGCTTTTGGCATACAACATTATCGGTGTCTGGGTATTTGAGACTCCGAGCGTCCGGGCACAATGGGGTGAGGAGTTCGACACGTACCAGAAACGGGTTCACTGGTTCCCGTTCGTGTCCATTCTCATGGGTAAGGAAAAGTTCGTCTGGGACGAAATGCCCCGGCGGGCATTTGCCGTCCTCGCCATTTGCTATCTCGGGATCGTGCTTCTCCACGACACCTTGGTTTGGCTTACCCATATTCTTCCCCGGCTTGGCTACGTGACCGGGTGGTTCGCCGACAAGCTGTTCTAG
- a CDS encoding MotA/TolQ/ExbB proton channel family protein yields MDLVSGSTGVGIFVLLMLLGISVVSWGIIFLKWRQIQSARRDTASFIDLFWKVRDLDRLGQAIQAGETGGPAARVFKAGYGELLSMGVGDETSPAAKSPQWSPNLERALQRALNAEQTRLESLLIFLATAGSASPFIGLFGTVWGIMASFHAIGQLKSADLAVVAPGIAEALIATAVGLFAAIPAVIAYNFLGTKVRVLMRDLNGFGADLLNAIQRHFIRKGN; encoded by the coding sequence ATGGATCTCGTTTCCGGCAGCACCGGTGTCGGCATTTTCGTACTGCTGATGCTGCTCGGCATCTCGGTCGTCTCCTGGGGAATCATTTTCCTCAAATGGCGCCAGATCCAGAGCGCCCGGCGCGATACCGCCAGTTTCATAGACCTGTTCTGGAAAGTCCGCGACCTAGACCGCCTGGGGCAGGCAATACAGGCGGGCGAGACCGGCGGTCCGGCGGCCCGTGTATTCAAGGCGGGCTATGGAGAACTTCTGTCTATGGGCGTCGGCGACGAAACCTCGCCCGCTGCCAAATCTCCGCAATGGTCGCCAAATCTGGAGCGCGCCCTGCAGCGGGCATTGAACGCCGAACAGACACGCCTCGAAAGCCTGCTGATTTTCCTCGCCACCGCCGGCAGCGCGTCACCGTTTATCGGCCTGTTCGGGACTGTCTGGGGGATCATGGCCAGCTTCCACGCCATCGGACAGCTCAAGTCCGCGGACCTTGCCGTCGTTGCACCCGGTATCGCCGAGGCACTCATCGCCACCGCCGTGGGCCTGTTCGCTGCCATACCGGCAGTGATCGCCTACAACTTCCTGGGAACGAAGGTCCGGGTCCTGATGCGTGACCTGAACGGTTTCGGGGCCGATCTTCTCAACGCTATCCAGCGCCATTTCATCCGGAAGGGAAACTGA
- a CDS encoding biopolymer transporter ExbD has product MAFGSTGGSDQGPMSDINVTPLVDVMLVLLVIFMVTVPALVGGVRVDLPKTREATPAAAKDAIIVSVTRGGEVFLGRESIRPDGLAAHIRTRMGKSPGLDPTVYLRADQRTPYGEVVKLMAMLRANGISRLSLITEPEQLEGPPR; this is encoded by the coding sequence ATGGCGTTCGGCAGCACAGGCGGCAGTGACCAGGGCCCCATGAGCGATATCAACGTGACACCGCTGGTGGATGTCATGCTCGTCCTGCTGGTCATCTTCATGGTGACGGTACCGGCCCTGGTGGGTGGCGTCAGGGTAGACCTGCCCAAGACCCGTGAGGCGACACCGGCAGCAGCGAAAGACGCAATCATTGTGTCTGTTACCCGCGGCGGCGAAGTATTCCTTGGACGCGAAAGCATCCGGCCCGACGGGCTGGCCGCCCATATCCGGACCCGCATGGGAAAAAGCCCCGGCCTCGACCCCACCGTTTATCTTCGTGCCGACCAGCGGACCCCATACGGCGAAGTCGTGAAACTGATGGCCATGCTTCGGGCCAACGGCATCTCCCGGCTCTCGCTCATCACCGAGCCCGAGCAACTGGAAGGACCACCCCGGTAA
- a CDS encoding cell envelope integrity protein TolA — protein sequence MASAAASTLDDERGLARFLTVSAAVHAGAILLALFNPWSEYGTGALAIPAGDTVEVTLTGVPPLPAPVPRASGPASALPGPPPPAPPPPKTEAAIAPRSEPPSVDQAAIPLETKSRSLEDRKRLEKAEQSQKSKAAAVPAPKTPELKTAPTGPAETPEKSARSELEEKLRRQLEEARQAIAKAKEYGTGGSTNTVGTTPAEQSPQSPGPAGTGASAGVQSGRSGSSLLASADRVQQGMFDSYRAQIIAAVRDNWDVPASVKGLTLEAVFRIELSPDGDVAASRLVKSSGNRVFDDAVSRAVARVTNVGIPPAGFPRSVNIVFDNRSLDQ from the coding sequence ATGGCATCCGCCGCAGCCAGTACATTGGATGACGAGAGAGGCCTTGCCCGGTTTCTCACCGTCTCGGCCGCCGTTCATGCCGGAGCCATCCTGCTCGCACTGTTCAACCCCTGGAGCGAATACGGCACAGGAGCCCTAGCTATTCCAGCCGGTGATACGGTGGAAGTAACCCTGACTGGCGTGCCGCCACTGCCGGCACCAGTACCGCGGGCGAGCGGCCCGGCCAGCGCCCTGCCCGGTCCGCCTCCACCTGCTCCGCCGCCACCCAAAACAGAAGCCGCCATTGCGCCCAGATCCGAGCCTCCTTCGGTAGACCAGGCTGCTATACCGCTCGAAACAAAATCCCGGTCACTTGAGGACCGCAAGCGGCTCGAAAAGGCCGAGCAAAGCCAGAAATCCAAGGCAGCCGCCGTGCCGGCACCCAAGACTCCAGAACTGAAAACGGCACCCACCGGCCCGGCAGAAACGCCGGAGAAATCCGCACGGTCAGAGCTGGAAGAGAAGCTCCGGCGGCAACTGGAAGAAGCCCGGCAAGCTATCGCCAAGGCAAAAGAGTACGGAACCGGTGGGAGCACGAACACCGTGGGCACGACACCGGCAGAACAATCACCCCAGTCACCCGGCCCAGCCGGAACGGGCGCATCTGCCGGGGTGCAGTCGGGGCGATCGGGCAGTTCGCTGCTCGCCTCCGCAGACCGGGTGCAGCAGGGCATGTTTGACAGCTACCGGGCACAAATCATCGCTGCTGTCCGCGACAACTGGGATGTTCCGGCCTCGGTGAAAGGGTTGACCCTTGAGGCTGTCTTCCGGATCGAGCTTTCGCCCGACGGTGATGTGGCTGCCTCCCGGCTGGTCAAGAGTTCAGGAAACCGCGTATTCGACGACGCCGTTTCACGTGCCGTGGCCCGGGTAACGAACGTCGGCATTCCACCCGCCGGTTTCCCCAGATCCGTCAACATTGTCTTCGACAACCGCTCACTGGACCAGTAG